Proteins found in one Paenibacillus dendritiformis genomic segment:
- the nuoH gene encoding NADH-quinone oxidoreductase subunit NuoH has translation MQELIQQSLTWTNTFIFLGWAVVMMLVVLGFVTYAIYFERKVIGWMQFRHGPSRVGPLGLLQTVADIFKLLIKEDTIPRKADRALFILAPVIAYVPAFAVLATIPYSERLGFADLNVGLLYYAALSSITTIGIIIGGWASNNKYSLLGGMRSAAQMISYEIPLVISVVGIILLNGSLSLRTIVEGQGNYFWEWNLFPQIIGFVVFLIAGISELNRTPFDLPEAESELVAGYHVEYSGFRFAFFMLAEYVYVFALSALTTVLFLGGWHPPFPFLDFVPGILWFVLKFSFCVFFIFWLRATMPRIRVDQLMSFGWKVLLPLALLNVFLTALYIELFNK, from the coding sequence GTGCAAGAACTAATCCAACAATCGCTCACCTGGACGAATACCTTCATCTTTCTGGGCTGGGCCGTTGTCATGATGCTGGTCGTTCTGGGCTTCGTCACGTATGCGATCTATTTCGAACGGAAAGTGATCGGCTGGATGCAGTTCCGCCATGGCCCGTCCCGGGTCGGACCGCTCGGGCTGCTGCAGACGGTCGCGGATATATTCAAGCTGCTTATTAAGGAAGACACCATTCCGCGCAAAGCTGATCGGGCCTTGTTCATCCTTGCTCCGGTCATCGCCTATGTGCCCGCGTTCGCCGTCCTGGCGACGATACCGTACAGCGAACGGCTCGGCTTCGCCGATTTGAATGTAGGCTTGCTCTACTACGCCGCCCTCTCCAGCATTACGACCATCGGCATCATTATCGGCGGCTGGGCCTCCAACAATAAATATTCACTTTTGGGCGGAATGCGCTCTGCAGCGCAGATGATCAGCTACGAGATTCCGCTTGTCATTTCCGTCGTTGGCATTATTCTATTGAATGGATCGCTCAGTTTGCGTACCATTGTAGAAGGGCAGGGCAATTATTTTTGGGAATGGAATCTGTTCCCGCAGATTATCGGCTTCGTCGTCTTCCTCATTGCGGGGATATCCGAGCTGAACCGGACTCCGTTCGATTTGCCGGAGGCGGAATCGGAGCTGGTCGCCGGCTATCATGTGGAGTATAGCGGCTTCCGGTTTGCCTTTTTCATGCTGGCGGAATATGTGTACGTGTTCGCGCTCTCCGCGCTGACGACGGTGCTGTTCCTCGGGGGCTGGCATCCGCCATTTCCGTTCCTTGATTTTGTTCCGGGGATTTTGTGGTTCGTGCTCAAATTTTCGTTCTGCGTTTTCTTCATTTTCTGGCTGCGGGCCACGATGCCGCGCATTCGCGTAGATCAACTGATGAGCTTCGGATGGAAAGTGCTGCTGCCGCTGGCGCTTCTTAATGTCTTCCTGACGGCGCTATATATCGAATTATTCAACAAATAG